In a genomic window of Bombina bombina isolate aBomBom1 chromosome 10, aBomBom1.pri, whole genome shotgun sequence:
- the PRMT6 gene encoding protein arginine N-methyltransferase 6 has product MSMAQPQGKKRRYEGCAQDSEYFQCYSDVTVHEEMISDSVRTNAYKLAILRSHAALRGKSVLDVGAGTGILSIFCAQAGASKVYAVEASGVAQLASEVVKSNNMEGRINVINGSVENAEVPEQVDAIVSEWMGYALMYESMLCSVIYARDKWLKPGGLMFPAFAELFIAPINDPITESRLEFWGNVKVQYGVDMSCMRSFARSCIMSKEMAVNSVSPEDVLSLPVRFASLDLATITATEIANIHGSFQFNCFGSSLFHGFAIWFSVIFPGEKPIILSTSPYTEETHWKQTLLYLNEEVQVEQDTTITGDITMTPSDANPRHLRVLMNYSVQGGVRQSKLFQMGS; this is encoded by the coding sequence ATGAGTATGGCGCAGCCGCAGGGTAAGAAGAGGAGATATGAGGGGTGTGCACAGGACAGCGAGTACTTCCAGTGTTACTCAGATGTGACTGTGCACGAGGAAATGATCTCAGACAGTGTGCGCACAAATGCATATAAATTAGCCATACTGCGCAGTCACGCTGCATTGCGTGGTAAAAGCGTGCTGGACGTGGGCGCTGGCACTGGCATCCTCAGTATATTCTGCGCACAGGCTGGTGCCAGTAAAGTTTACGCTGTGGAAGCCAGCGGTGTAGCCCAGCTTGCCTCTGAAGTGGTGAAGTCGAACAATATGGAGGGCAGAATCAATGTGATTAACGGCTCCGTAGAGAACGCTGAGGTGCCTGAGCAGGTGGACGCCATCGTGAGCGAATGGATGGGCTACGCGCTCATGTACGAGTCCATGCTGTGTTCAGTCATCTATGCCAGAGACAAATGGCTGAAACCTGGAGGTCTGATGTTTCCTGCCTTTGCTGAACTCTTTATCGCCCCAATTAATGACCCTATAACCGAAAGCCGTCTGGAATTTTGGGGAAATGTGAAGGTGCAGTACGGTGTGGATATGAGCTGTATGCGCAGTTTTGCACGTTCCTGCATCATGAGCAAAGAGATGGCCGTAAACTCTGTGTCGCCTGAAGACGTCCTCTCGTTACCTGTCAGATTTGCGTCGCTAGATCTTGCCACCATTACTGCCACAGAAATCGCTAACATCCACGGCTCATTCCAATTCAACTGCTTTGGTTCATCATTGTTCCACGGATTCGCCATCTGGTTTTCCGTTATATTTCCAGGGGAAAAACCCATTATTTTATCCACCTCTCCGTATACGGAGGAGACGCACTGGAAACAGACTTTGCTGTACCTGAACGAGGAAGTGCAGGTAGAACAAGACACCACAATCACTGGGGATATCACAAtgacgccgtcagatgctaacccGCGACATCTACGCGTTCTCATGAACTATTCAGTTCAGGGAGGTGTGCGCCAGTCTAAGCTTTTCCAGATGGGAAGCTGA